Proteins encoded within one genomic window of Paramisgurnus dabryanus chromosome 11, PD_genome_1.1, whole genome shotgun sequence:
- the rnf122 gene encoding RING finger protein 122 isoform X2: MHPFQWCNGCFCGLGLIYSNKTCTMPSVTFQDLPLNIYMVIFGTGIFVFVLSLIFCCYFISKLRHQAQSERFGYREIILKGDPKKLNLHGTCAVCLEDFKVKDELGVLPCQHAFHRRCVVKWLEVRCVCPMCNKPLAGSSNQHQSIGTLLDELV; the protein is encoded by the exons ATGCACCCATTCCAGTGGTGCAACG GGTGCTTCTGCGGTTTGGGACTAATCTACTCCAATAAGACCTGCACTATGCCATCTGTAACCTTCCAGGACCTGCCACTCAATATCTATATGGTTATCTTTGGCACAGGGATCTTTGTATTTGTACTGAGCCTCATATTTTGCTGCTATTTCATAAG TAAATTGAGACATCAAGCCCAAAGTGAACGCTTTGGATACAGAGAG ATCATCTTAAAAGGAGACCCAAAGAAGCTGAATCTTCATGGG ACGTGTGCTGTGTGCTTAGAGGACTTTAAGGTGAAAGATGAGCTGGGAGTGTTGCCATGCCAACATGCCTTTCACAGAAG GTGTGTGGTTAAGTGGCTGGAGGTTCGCTGTGTTTGCCCCATGTGTAATAAACCTCTGGCCGGCTCCTCCAATCAGCATCAGAGCATAGGAACTTTACTGGATGAGCTGGTCTAA
- the LOC135729769 gene encoding gamma-glutamyl hydrolase gives MFGFSVLVCAIVAGLCSAGPLILPQRHENNRPIIGILAQEVTDAALKKFGDTFIPASYVSYIESGGARVMPIKLNQSFAEHEKIFRSINGLLLIGGSVNLQTSNFARIAGFYFSLAIKANDEGDTFPIWGTCLGLQLLTVFVAGENLLSSTTAENVTYPLNFTAEAQSSRMFNNFPSDVHKALSQEPLTANFHHYGVTKEDFMGNKKLNDFFSILSTNVAENGHVFVSTIEGRKYPVYGVQWHPEVNRFQWNPNYNFPHTSNAVRVSSLLSEFFVNEGRRSVHHFSEVAEENRALIYNYNPVYVGNISGYEQCYFF, from the exons ATGTTCGGCTTCAGTGTGCTCGTGTGCGCGATTGTTGCAGGTCTGTGCAGTGCTGGTCCTTTAATACTGCCGCAGAGGCACGAGAACAACCGACCGATCATAG GTATCTTGGCTCAAGAGGTTACTGATGCTGCCCTGAAAAAGTTTGGAGATACTTTCATTCCTGCATCTTACGTGTCATACATCGAGTCTGGAGGTGCTAGAGTTATGCCAATCAA GCTAAACCAGAGTTTTGCAGAGCATGAAAAAATCTTCAGGTCAATAAATGG TCTTCTCCTCATCGGGGGCTCAGTAAACCTGCAGACATCAAACTTCGCTCGCATTGCTGGATTTTACTTCAGCCTTGCCATTAAA GCAAATGATGAGGGCGACACCTTTCCCATATGGGGAACATGCCTGGGGTTACAGCTCCTTACTGTGTTTGTGGCTGGAGAAAACCTTTTGAGTAGCACTACAGCAGAGAACGTCACATATCCACTAAACTTCACTGCAG AGGCTCAATCCAGTCGCATGTTTAACAACTTTCCATCTGATGTCCATAAAGCTTTGTCTCAGGAGCCACTCACTGCAAATTTCCATCATTATGGAGTGACCAAAGAG GATTTCATgggtaataaaaaattaaatgactTCTTCTCAATTCTGTCAACAAATGTTGCAGAAAATGGACATGTCTTTGTTTCCACTATTGAAG GCAGGAAATATCCTGTTTATGGTGTACAGTGGCACCCAGAAGTAAACCGTTTCCAGTGGAACCCTAATTACAATTTTCCACATACAAGCAATGCTGTGCGCGTGTCATCTCTACTGTCTGAATTCTTTGTAAATGAAG GAAGGAGAAGCGTCCACCACTTCAGTGAAGTAGCAGAAGAAAACAGAGCTCTTATTTACAACTACAACCCTGTTTATGTGGGAAATATTTCTGGATATGAACAGTGTTATTTCTTTTGA
- the rnf122 gene encoding RING finger protein 122 isoform X1 gives MHPFQWCNGCFCGLGLIYSNKTCTMPSVTFQDLPLNIYMVIFGTGIFVFVLSLIFCCYFISKLRHQAQSERFGYREIILKGDPKKLNLHGQTCAVCLEDFKVKDELGVLPCQHAFHRRCVVKWLEVRCVCPMCNKPLAGSSNQHQSIGTLLDELV, from the exons ATGCACCCATTCCAGTGGTGCAACG GGTGCTTCTGCGGTTTGGGACTAATCTACTCCAATAAGACCTGCACTATGCCATCTGTAACCTTCCAGGACCTGCCACTCAATATCTATATGGTTATCTTTGGCACAGGGATCTTTGTATTTGTACTGAGCCTCATATTTTGCTGCTATTTCATAAG TAAATTGAGACATCAAGCCCAAAGTGAACGCTTTGGATACAGAGAG ATCATCTTAAAAGGAGACCCAAAGAAGCTGAATCTTCATGGG CAGACGTGTGCTGTGTGCTTAGAGGACTTTAAGGTGAAAGATGAGCTGGGAGTGTTGCCATGCCAACATGCCTTTCACAGAAG GTGTGTGGTTAAGTGGCTGGAGGTTCGCTGTGTTTGCCCCATGTGTAATAAACCTCTGGCCGGCTCCTCCAATCAGCATCAGAGCATAGGAACTTTACTGGATGAGCTGGTCTAA